From Candidatus Limnocylindria bacterium, a single genomic window includes:
- a CDS encoding ATP-binding protein, whose protein sequence is MKDKTKVAADGSKKSEVQSGDLDVAKDRGQVSEPVGFVIGTEDSTPLNFWVGVRDDAYLQLDDAVVVETPVPGRGTVRISGIVQQVRARHEGAQFDTDVFLVDRGVLPVETAVAAEVVATRFEPEVFVPPRPGLIASRARGAERDHAMYFDQMERRLPAGLSRDGEPIFLDLDFLDGTKGAHVNISGISGVATKTTYALFLLYALFNTEALGQYRANTKAIVFNVKGEDLMWLDRPNSRLPGEARRDYEKLGLPVQPFDSVGLWAPVRAGAGGQALPAVESRADGVTAYYWTIREFVRERFLRFLFAEAEDERSQIADLVARIEHYLDRECEDDPDSEATVVRHGTAVVDFDGLCDLIANELEHDGSPWRGRVAEATVGAFERRLDAARFRVGHLIWGRQADQPGAHRIDFEAHQVTVVDIHGLHDRAKRFVTGVVLKRLFEQKERMGQRVPLHFLVLDELNRYAPRDGRGPIKEVLLDVAERGRSLGLVLIGAEQTASEVENRIIANSAFRVVGRLDTAEAARAEYGFLPAVTRQRAGILKPGSMILQQPHVPVPLQVRFPFPCWATRSEEAGPAAAGDVFARFRTP, encoded by the coding sequence ATGAAAGACAAGACCAAAGTGGCGGCGGACGGCAGCAAGAAGTCTGAGGTGCAGTCCGGAGACCTCGACGTAGCTAAAGACAGGGGCCAAGTCAGCGAGCCGGTCGGCTTCGTGATCGGCACCGAGGACTCGACGCCGCTCAACTTCTGGGTCGGTGTCCGCGACGACGCGTACCTGCAACTCGACGATGCTGTCGTGGTCGAGACGCCGGTTCCTGGGCGGGGCACTGTGCGCATTTCAGGGATCGTGCAGCAGGTGCGTGCCCGGCATGAGGGCGCTCAGTTCGACACGGATGTCTTCCTCGTCGATCGCGGCGTTCTGCCCGTCGAGACCGCGGTCGCCGCGGAGGTTGTCGCGACCCGGTTCGAACCCGAGGTCTTCGTTCCGCCGCGGCCGGGTCTGATCGCATCGCGTGCGCGTGGTGCGGAGCGCGACCACGCGATGTACTTCGACCAGATGGAACGACGGCTCCCCGCCGGTCTGTCGCGGGACGGCGAGCCAATCTTCCTTGACCTCGACTTCCTCGACGGCACAAAGGGCGCGCACGTCAATATCTCGGGCATCTCGGGCGTCGCCACGAAGACGACCTATGCGCTGTTCCTGCTCTACGCCTTGTTCAACACTGAGGCGCTGGGTCAGTACCGAGCGAACACGAAGGCAATCGTGTTCAACGTGAAGGGCGAAGACCTCATGTGGCTTGATCGGCCGAACTCGCGGCTTCCCGGAGAGGCACGCCGCGACTATGAAAAGCTCGGCCTGCCGGTCCAACCGTTCGATTCAGTCGGCCTTTGGGCACCGGTGCGCGCGGGAGCGGGTGGCCAGGCGCTGCCCGCGGTCGAGAGTCGGGCTGATGGCGTGACCGCCTACTACTGGACGATCCGCGAGTTCGTGCGCGAGCGCTTCCTGCGCTTCCTCTTCGCCGAGGCCGAGGACGAGCGCTCGCAGATCGCCGATCTTGTCGCCCGCATCGAGCACTACCTCGACCGCGAGTGCGAGGACGACCCAGACAGCGAGGCGACGGTCGTGCGGCATGGAACGGCGGTCGTGGACTTCGATGGCCTCTGCGATCTGATCGCGAACGAACTCGAGCACGATGGTTCGCCCTGGCGTGGGCGCGTCGCCGAAGCCACGGTAGGTGCGTTCGAGCGTCGGCTCGACGCGGCGCGCTTCCGCGTCGGCCACCTTATTTGGGGCCGCCAAGCGGACCAACCAGGGGCGCATCGCATCGACTTCGAGGCGCATCAGGTGACGGTCGTCGACATCCATGGCCTTCACGACCGCGCGAAACGCTTCGTGACCGGCGTCGTGTTGAAGCGCCTGTTCGAGCAGAAGGAACGCATGGGGCAGCGCGTGCCGTTGCATTTCCTCGTCCTCGACGAGCTCAATCGCTACGCGCCGCGCGATGGCCGAGGCCCAATCAAGGAGGTCCTGCTGGACGTGGCGGAGCGGGGCCGCTCGCTCGGCCTCGTGCTCATCGGTGCGGAGCAAACTGCGAGCGAAGTTGAGAACCGCATCATCGCCAACTCCGCCTTCCGCGTCGTTGGTCGGCTCGACACCGCCGAAGCGGCCCGTGCCGAGTACGGTTTCCTGCCGGCGGTCACCCGACAGCGCGCCGGAATCCTGAAGCCCGGCTCGATGATTCTCCAGCAGCCACACGTTCCCGTTCCACTCCAGGTGCGTTTCCCATTCCCGTGCTGGGCGACGCGAAGCGAGGAGGCCGGCCCGGCTGCCGCAGGCGATGTGTTCGCGCGCTTCCGCACGCCCTAG
- a CDS encoding endonuclease NucS domain-containing protein encodes MLERTLEIALSRYPELLQHGFSLVGQQLATGVGILDLLFKDPGGVLQLVEVKKGPATTEATTQVLRYAQRYAVEGRETVPWVVAHSVSAAVESDARRRGVRTRAISIEAVETFLRGKGTSVADVMALRRRTPGALTGGAGDLWREVDANAAYAELTHEVAELLRHLAKTPRFTLKTGAMQTTIWYRGVKLGGFNRKHRGGVGYVTSGVISPAVRATLGKLGFVFMEKHQAGSSHVHTWMEIPGSRASEFRRGLELIRAAVDEKLGR; translated from the coding sequence GTGCTCGAACGCACACTAGAGATCGCACTTAGTCGGTACCCGGAGCTCCTGCAGCACGGCTTCAGTCTCGTCGGCCAACAACTCGCGACTGGCGTTGGGATCCTCGACCTGCTGTTTAAGGATCCCGGTGGCGTTCTGCAGTTGGTCGAGGTGAAGAAGGGTCCCGCAACCACTGAAGCCACCACGCAGGTACTCCGGTACGCGCAGCGTTATGCAGTCGAGGGTAGGGAAACGGTCCCGTGGGTCGTCGCTCATTCGGTGTCTGCGGCGGTCGAGTCAGACGCCAGGCGCCGGGGCGTACGCACTCGCGCGATCTCGATCGAGGCAGTCGAGACGTTCCTGCGCGGCAAAGGAACCAGCGTTGCTGACGTGATGGCGCTTCGCCGTCGTACTCCAGGGGCCCTCACGGGCGGGGCCGGTGACCTGTGGCGTGAGGTCGATGCCAACGCAGCGTACGCAGAGCTGACGCATGAAGTTGCTGAGCTCCTGCGACACCTGGCCAAGACGCCTCGCTTCACCCTGAAGACGGGCGCGATGCAAACGACGATCTGGTATCGAGGCGTGAAACTTGGTGGCTTCAATCGCAAACATCGCGGCGGCGTCGGGTATGTGACGAGCGGTGTCATATCACCGGCCGTCAGAGCGACTCTGGGCAAGCTGGGCTTCGTGTTTATGGAGAAGCATCAGGCGGGCAGCTCTCACGTGCACACATGGATGGAGATTCCTGGATCCCGAGCCAGCGAGTTCCGGCGCGGCCTTGAACTCATACGCGCGGCTGTAGACGAGAAGTTGGGTCGGTAG
- a CDS encoding LuxR C-terminal-related transcriptional regulator, with product MAVHARTPQLTERQRLVVVHVRQGYSNREIGEKLGISEDGVKAHLSRLYLRYGVTNRVELISSVDETAGRPSTIVSRSPETPRAHTNGTPAVAPMLANGPTAIAAAKLSAVRDALLAVDAALGLVSELPPETTEPMISAVKRRLGGAIAALDDAQRAVTTSADGSAAI from the coding sequence ATGGCAGTTCACGCACGCACCCCGCAGCTCACGGAGCGCCAGCGCCTGGTCGTCGTCCATGTTCGCCAGGGTTACAGCAATCGCGAGATCGGCGAAAAGCTCGGGATCAGCGAGGACGGCGTGAAGGCCCACCTCTCGCGGCTGTACCTCCGGTACGGTGTCACGAACCGCGTCGAGCTCATCTCGTCTGTTGACGAGACCGCGGGACGTCCGTCCACCATCGTCTCCCGTTCACCCGAGACACCACGCGCGCACACAAATGGGACGCCTGCGGTGGCGCCGATGCTCGCGAACGGACCAACAGCCATCGCCGCGGCGAAGCTGAGCGCCGTGCGCGACGCGCTGTTGGCCGTCGATGCAGCCCTTGGCCTGGTGAGCGAACTGCCACCGGAAACGACCGAACCGATGATCAGCGCGGTCAAACGCCGACTGGGTGGCGCGATCGCCGCCCTCGACGACGCGCAGCGCGCGGTGACCACGTCCGCTGATGGTTCCGCCGCCATCTAA